In Halapricum desulfuricans, a single window of DNA contains:
- a CDS encoding helix-turn-helix domain-containing protein, protein MRELAFALAYEPGCNRVADALAEHSDARIRSLSLHATDDRLWRVDHATGSSEALDAISAAFLDTEYYADCLATEDCEATQTTEVLEHTDSALVLYSRWERSPTCISVPHIARTHLGDGLLFETRHEARHYTWRIIHSGSGDVTAFFEDLDAAVGDCAQLEMLRTAEAPDAAGEPSGTSGLAPEQEAALRAAVEHGYYESPRAVDVGELADHLDVPRSTLTYRLRRAEQYLAKRYVGGSQFPGSRPDGRLEYSN, encoded by the coding sequence ATGCGCGAACTCGCCTTCGCCCTCGCGTACGAGCCGGGGTGCAACAGGGTTGCCGACGCCCTCGCCGAGCACTCGGATGCCCGGATCCGGTCGCTGTCGCTACACGCCACTGACGACCGTCTCTGGCGAGTCGACCACGCGACGGGATCGAGCGAGGCGCTCGATGCGATCTCGGCGGCGTTCCTCGACACTGAGTACTACGCCGACTGCCTGGCGACCGAAGACTGCGAAGCGACCCAGACGACCGAAGTGCTCGAACACACCGACAGCGCGCTCGTGCTCTACTCCCGGTGGGAGCGGTCCCCGACCTGCATTTCCGTCCCACACATCGCTCGCACGCACCTCGGCGACGGGCTGCTGTTCGAGACCCGCCACGAGGCCCGCCACTACACGTGGCGGATCATCCACTCCGGATCGGGCGACGTGACCGCCTTCTTCGAGGACCTCGACGCGGCTGTCGGCGACTGTGCACAGCTGGAGATGCTGCGGACCGCGGAGGCTCCAGATGCGGCCGGTGAGCCGAGCGGCACGAGCGGGCTCGCACCCGAACAGGAAGCCGCACTCCGGGCGGCCGTCGAACATGGGTACTACGAGTCCCCACGGGCGGTCGACGTCGGTGAACTCGCCGACCACCTCGACGTGCCCCGATCGACGCTCACCTATCGTCTCCGGCGAGCCGAACAGTACCTCGCGAAACGGTACGTGGGCGGATCGCAGTTCCCCGGCTCACGACCCGACGGGAGATTGGAATATTCCAACTAA
- a CDS encoding DNA polymerase sliding clamp, with protein MFNAIVSADTLQDTLDSVSVLVEECKIHLEEGGLEIRAVDPANVGMVDLSLSAAAFESYETDGGLIGVNLSRLEDIAGMADSDQLIHLELDEETRKLHIAIDGLEYTLALINPDSIRQEPDLPDLDLPAEIVLEGRDIDRAVKASDMVSDHIELGVDDTDELFYVDAEGDTDDVHLELTAEDLIDLTAGPASSLFSLDYLKDMNKAIPSDAEVTVDLGEEFPVKLHFEIAEGQGQVTYMLAPRVQSD; from the coding sequence ATGTTCAACGCGATCGTCAGCGCCGACACGCTGCAGGATACGCTGGACTCCGTCAGCGTGCTGGTCGAGGAGTGCAAGATCCACCTCGAAGAGGGCGGGCTCGAGATCCGGGCGGTCGATCCCGCCAACGTCGGGATGGTCGATCTCTCACTGAGCGCCGCGGCGTTCGAATCCTACGAGACCGACGGCGGACTCATCGGCGTCAACCTCTCGCGGCTCGAGGACATCGCGGGGATGGCCGACTCCGACCAGTTGATTCACCTCGAACTCGACGAAGAGACTCGCAAGCTCCACATCGCCATCGACGGACTGGAATACACGCTCGCGCTGATCAACCCCGACTCGATCCGCCAGGAGCCCGACTTGCCGGATCTCGACCTTCCCGCTGAGATCGTGCTCGAAGGACGAGACATCGACCGCGCAGTCAAGGCCTCCGATATGGTCTCCGATCACATCGAACTCGGCGTCGACGACACTGACGAACTGTTCTACGTCGACGCGGAGGGCGACACCGACGACGTGCATCTCGAACTCACCGCCGAGGACCTGATCGATCTCACGGCCGGGCCGGCCAGTTCGCTGTTCTCGCTGGACTATCTCAAGGACATGAACAAGGCGATTCCCTCCGATGCCGAGGTCACGGTCGATCTGGGCGAGGAGTTCCCCGTGAAGCTGCACTTCGAGATCGCCGAAGGGCAGGGCCAGGTCACCTATATGCTCGCCCCGCGAGTCCAGAGCGACTAG
- a CDS encoding sulfurtransferase TusA family protein, with translation MSESISPDETVDSRGAACPGPLMDLIGKIQDAEPGTVIELQTSDSGSKGDVPEWVDEAGHELLDTVERDDYWSIYVEKTD, from the coding sequence ATGAGCGAATCCATTTCCCCCGACGAAACGGTCGACTCGCGCGGTGCAGCCTGTCCCGGCCCGCTGATGGACCTGATCGGCAAGATTCAGGACGCCGAGCCAGGGACGGTAATCGAACTCCAGACCAGCGACAGCGGTTCGAAGGGCGACGTGCCCGAGTGGGTCGACGAGGCTGGCCACGAACTGCTCGACACCGTCGAGCGCGACGACTACTGGAGCATCTACGTCGAGAAGACGGACTGA